A window from Methylocystis sp. MJC1 encodes these proteins:
- a CDS encoding adenosylmethionine--8-amino-7-oxononanoate transaminase encodes MSIVTDSPVWRPFTQHALQPGAYKIAHAEGAWLTAEDGTRFLDAISSWWVITHGHRRPEIMAAIRKQTETLDQIIFAGFTHEPAEALARRLVEIAQPGLDYVFYSDSGSTSVEVAIKMALGYWRHRGETRARVIALEYAYHGDTVGTMSAGARTVFNASYEPLLFDVARAPFPHAGAEQETLDALEKFCREGAAAFIVEPLILGAGGMLTYSAQVLREMKRICEKYRTLFIADEVMTGFGRTGTLFACEQTGIVPDIACYSKGLTGGAVPLAVTMCKREIYEAHYAPDRARAFFHSSSYTANPIGCAAALANLEVWEKTDARARVANLCAMQAERAARFAQDPRFSSVRHLGTIVALDMKVAQSGYLATISLDLMRFFNARGLLLRPLGPTIYALPPYCVTGEELDLVYAGIDEAARQFGG; translated from the coding sequence ATGAGCATCGTCACCGATTCGCCTGTCTGGCGCCCGTTCACGCAACACGCCTTGCAGCCGGGCGCCTATAAGATCGCGCATGCCGAAGGCGCATGGCTGACGGCGGAAGACGGAACGCGCTTTCTCGACGCCATCTCGTCCTGGTGGGTGATCACCCACGGGCATCGCCGCCCCGAGATCATGGCGGCGATCCGCAAGCAGACGGAAACGCTCGATCAGATCATCTTTGCGGGCTTCACACACGAGCCTGCGGAAGCGTTGGCGCGCCGTCTCGTCGAGATTGCGCAGCCCGGGCTCGATTACGTCTTCTATTCGGACAGCGGCTCGACGTCGGTCGAGGTCGCGATCAAAATGGCGCTCGGCTATTGGCGCCATCGCGGCGAGACGCGCGCGCGCGTGATCGCGCTGGAGTACGCCTATCACGGCGATACGGTTGGAACCATGTCGGCCGGCGCGCGGACAGTGTTCAATGCGTCCTACGAGCCCTTGCTCTTCGACGTCGCGCGCGCGCCCTTTCCGCATGCAGGCGCCGAGCAGGAAACGCTCGACGCGCTGGAGAAGTTTTGTCGCGAGGGCGCCGCGGCCTTTATCGTGGAGCCGCTGATCCTCGGCGCCGGCGGCATGTTGACTTACAGCGCGCAAGTGCTGCGCGAGATGAAGCGCATCTGCGAAAAATACCGGACGCTCTTCATCGCCGATGAAGTGATGACGGGCTTCGGCCGCACGGGAACGCTCTTCGCCTGCGAGCAGACGGGCATCGTGCCCGACATCGCCTGCTATTCGAAGGGCCTCACCGGCGGCGCCGTGCCGCTCGCCGTCACCATGTGCAAGCGCGAGATCTACGAAGCGCATTATGCGCCGGACCGCGCCCGCGCTTTTTTCCATTCGAGCTCCTACACCGCCAATCCGATCGGCTGCGCCGCCGCCCTGGCCAATTTAGAAGTGTGGGAAAAGACCGACGCGCGCGCGCGAGTCGCAAATCTCTGCGCCATGCAGGCCGAACGCGCCGCGCGCTTTGCGCAAGACCCCCGTTTTTCGTCCGTGCGTCATCTCGGCACGATCGTGGCGCTCGATATGAAAGTCGCGCAGAGTGGCTATCTCGCCACGATCAGCCTCGACCTCATGCGCTTCTTCAACGCGCGCGGATTGCTGCTGCGCCCGCTCGGGCCAACGATCTATGCGCTGCCGCCTTATTGCGTGACGGGCGAGGAGCTGGACCTCGTTTACGCGGGGATCGACGAGGCGGCGCGCCAATTTGGAGGTTGA
- a CDS encoding AMP-binding protein has protein sequence MTSPEQQHDPYAARPWLASYPAGVPATIDPGRSTLVDLLRKSTAAYADRPAMESFGARLSYRELTRAAEAVASWLQRQGLEKGDRVAIMSPNVLAYPAILFGVLLAGGVVVNVNPLYTPVELEFQINDAGARFLFVFENFAHTAQAAWPRMKVERAIIVAPGDLMGLKGFLVNFVSRQIKRAVPAYAIPESLSFTDVLREGGKRPFTPAQVAPEDVAFLQYTGGTTGVAKGAILLHRNVAANVEQTWAWLESYLGPTGPHVMVTALPLYHIFALTACCMLTMRAGGCCLLIANPRDLKGLIATLRKTRFTVFSGVNTLYAALADYPGIAQVDFSTLKMNIAGGMSTQQVVAQKWKAISGKPILEGYGLSETSPILTVNRPDIVEFTGGIGYPLPSTEITLRDEHGDVAPFGERGELWARGPQVTPGYWRRPDETAKAMTPDGFFKTGDVAVMQPDGMFKIVDRLKDIILVSGFNVYPNEVEAALAEHPKVKEVAVIGVPFAHSGEAPMAFVTARDSSLTAEELRRFAHERLTGYKVPRFYEFRESLPKTNVGKILRRALRDEYFARPKAPANEEQA, from the coding sequence ATGACGAGCCCAGAGCAACAGCACGACCCCTATGCGGCGCGGCCCTGGCTCGCCTCCTATCCGGCGGGCGTTCCGGCCACGATCGACCCAGGCCGTTCGACCCTCGTCGATCTCCTGCGGAAAAGCACGGCCGCCTATGCCGATCGCCCGGCAATGGAAAGCTTCGGCGCGCGGCTCAGCTATCGCGAATTGACGCGCGCCGCCGAAGCCGTCGCGTCCTGGCTGCAAAGGCAAGGGCTGGAGAAAGGCGACCGCGTCGCCATCATGTCGCCCAATGTTCTCGCCTATCCGGCGATCCTCTTCGGCGTTTTGTTGGCGGGCGGCGTCGTCGTGAACGTCAATCCGCTCTATACGCCGGTCGAGCTCGAATTCCAGATCAACGATGCGGGCGCACGTTTCCTCTTCGTTTTCGAGAATTTCGCACATACCGCGCAGGCCGCATGGCCACGCATGAAGGTCGAACGGGCGATCATCGTCGCGCCCGGCGATCTCATGGGGCTGAAAGGCTTCCTCGTGAATTTCGTTTCGCGGCAGATCAAAAGGGCGGTTCCCGCCTATGCGATTCCAGAAAGCCTGTCCTTCACCGATGTTTTGCGCGAAGGCGGCAAGCGCCCGTTCACGCCGGCCCAGGTCGCGCCTGAGGACGTTGCTTTTCTGCAATATACGGGCGGCACCACCGGCGTGGCCAAGGGCGCGATCTTGCTCCACCGCAACGTCGCCGCCAATGTCGAGCAGACCTGGGCCTGGCTCGAGTCCTATCTCGGACCGACCGGCCCGCATGTGATGGTGACGGCGCTGCCGCTCTATCACATCTTCGCGCTCACGGCCTGCTGCATGCTGACGATGCGGGCCGGCGGCTGCTGCCTGCTCATCGCCAATCCCCGCGACCTCAAGGGCCTGATTGCGACGCTGCGCAAGACCCGCTTCACGGTTTTCTCGGGCGTGAACACCCTCTACGCCGCCCTCGCCGATTACCCGGGCATCGCACAAGTGGATTTCTCGACTCTCAAGATGAACATCGCCGGGGGCATGTCGACCCAGCAGGTCGTCGCGCAGAAGTGGAAGGCGATATCGGGCAAGCCCATCCTCGAAGGTTATGGCCTCTCCGAGACATCGCCGATCCTGACCGTCAATCGCCCGGATATCGTGGAGTTCACTGGCGGCATCGGCTATCCGCTGCCCTCGACGGAGATCACCTTGCGCGACGAGCACGGCGATGTGGCGCCCTTTGGCGAGCGCGGCGAACTCTGGGCGCGCGGCCCGCAGGTGACGCCGGGCTATTGGCGCCGCCCCGACGAGACCGCCAAGGCCATGACGCCCGACGGCTTCTTCAAGACGGGCGACGTCGCCGTCATGCAACCGGACGGCATGTTCAAGATCGTCGATCGCCTGAAGGACATTATTCTCGTCTCGGGCTTCAACGTCTATCCCAATGAGGTCGAGGCGGCGCTCGCCGAACACCCGAAGGTGAAGGAGGTCGCCGTCATCGGCGTGCCCTTCGCCCATTCCGGCGAGGCGCCCATGGCTTTTGTCACCGCGCGCGATTCGAGCCTCACAGCGGAGGAGCTGCGCCGCTTCGCCCATGAGCGGCTCACCGGCTACAAAGTGCCGCGCTTTTACGAGTTCCGCGAGAGCCTGCCGAAAACCAATGTGGGCAAGATTTTGCGCCGCGCGCTGCGCGACGAATATTTCGCGCGGCCCAAGGCGCCTGCCAATGAGGAGCAGGCGTAG
- a CDS encoding nickel/cobalt transporter — protein sequence MTPRRLGFLAAAVLALVLCAIEPAAAQRHPFAVGGGEAACGAGGLAGLILAWQGKFNAELQAAARLLKSDASAFFALAAASFAYGVFHAAGPGHGKAVLTSYMVANEVQLKRGLALAALAALLQGVVAIALVLVAALVFRATAGQMTNAARVIEIVSYLAIAALGARLIWSKGAGLLGALRQPALAIATANGSGRFLCEAIDDPNHMHGPSCGCAPDPATLSGPGFRWGDALATVLAAGLRPCSGAILILVFTLSQETLAAGAGAVLAMSAGTAVTTGALAAVAVYAKDLALRVSGGGARRMAIVARTAELLAALLVFGLGVALLAGMGISCSAS from the coding sequence GTGACGCCGAGACGGTTGGGGTTTCTTGCGGCGGCCGTCCTGGCGCTCGTGCTCTGCGCGATCGAGCCCGCGGCCGCCCAGCGCCACCCCTTCGCCGTCGGCGGCGGCGAGGCGGCTTGCGGCGCCGGGGGCCTCGCCGGGCTTATCCTCGCCTGGCAAGGCAAGTTCAACGCCGAGCTGCAGGCGGCCGCACGCCTGCTGAAGAGCGACGCGAGCGCCTTTTTTGCCCTCGCCGCGGCAAGCTTCGCCTATGGCGTTTTTCACGCCGCCGGGCCCGGCCACGGCAAGGCCGTGCTGACCTCCTATATGGTCGCCAATGAGGTGCAGCTGAAGCGCGGGCTGGCGCTGGCCGCCCTCGCCGCTTTGCTGCAGGGGGTGGTGGCGATTGCGCTGGTCCTCGTCGCCGCGCTCGTCTTCCGCGCCACGGCGGGCCAGATGACGAACGCCGCACGCGTCATCGAAATCGTGAGCTATCTCGCCATCGCCGCGCTGGGCGCGAGGCTCATATGGTCCAAGGGCGCTGGCCTTCTCGGCGCTCTGCGCCAACCGGCCTTGGCGATCGCTACAGCCAACGGCTCCGGTCGGTTCCTATGCGAAGCAATCGACGATCCAAACCATATGCATGGTCCGAGCTGCGGCTGCGCGCCTGATCCGGCGACACTTTCAGGCCCAGGCTTTCGCTGGGGAGACGCTCTCGCGACCGTGCTCGCGGCGGGATTGCGGCCCTGCTCCGGCGCCATTCTCATTCTGGTCTTCACGCTATCCCAGGAGACGCTGGCTGCGGGCGCCGGCGCGGTTCTGGCGATGTCGGCGGGCACAGCCGTGACGACCGGCGCGCTCGCCGCCGTCGCGGTCTACGCCAAGGACCTGGCGTTGCGCGTGAGCGGCGGCGGCGCGCGGCGCATGGCGATCGTCGCGCGCACAGCCGAGCTTCTTGCCGCGCTTCTGGTTTTCGGCCTTGGCGTCGCGTTGCTCGCCGGCATGGGCATTTCTTGCAGCGCATCGTAA